In the genome of Fusarium fujikuroi IMI 58289 draft genome, chromosome FFUJ_chr02, one region contains:
- a CDS encoding related to Mal63p, YPR196w and Mal13p has protein sequence MTTRLRNANPCDGCALRRVKCEEGKPCHECRLRGIECTALRTRKKRGPKGGPRSTTKEKVERFQQSIKETQPCIIQDDDQSHSDPSSSVPLPPYRLPLSKYQRFLQISKRPVSSIWMVINPDHLFTKISDNPNDYESHALAAALCAATIAQLRLPEHAGPRNAPSSLQFATECLQLRELYDYRESYSLASALIPFFLHVYHSNGNKLRTAGLFLREAVTQVQLMQLGYPETYCHLTKQEQSLRLRIYWLVLITERTYSAQHGLQAVLQVIDVFPDTQDDMADEQRMQAFISLTRLFAYLESNLTTISSNQQPLERQKLVSYQAALCLDAHDHAAREAQRVDLFVTRQWIRLILWEYTARHFAMSCYPDDEAFSLFLPVKIGHKMLSLFSMVTNSAITTHGYGIELKVFRLADAMLDIVACTPFSAHGSSMLVGAGEILYSLQHVLHSVGGRDSGFLHKIQNRMSQLELTTGSWPYLAISDTVDVIEEIENDQVL, from the exons ATGACAACGAGACTTAGAAACGCAAACCCTTGTGACGGCTGCGCCTTACGTCGTGTTAAATGTGAAGAAGGAAAACCATGTCACGAATGTCGACTCAGAGGCATCGAATGCACCGCCTTGAGAACCCGTAAGAAGCGTGGGCCAAAGGGCGGACCTCGAAGCACAACCAAAGAAAAAGTCGAGAGATTTCAACAGAGCATCAAGGAGACTCAACCCTGTATCATTCAAGACGATGATCAGTCTCATTCCGACCCTTCCAGCTCTGTACCTCTCCCGCCTTATCGCTTACCACTCTCTAAATATCAACGTTTCCTCCAAATCTCAAAACGACCAGTATCTTCCATTTGGATGGTCATCAACCCCGACCACCTATTTACAAAAATCTCAGACAATCCCAACGACTACGAGTCTCATGCTCTAGCGGCTGCACTGTGTGCTGCCACCATAGCTCAACTAAGACTACCAGAACATGCTGGCCCACGAAACGccccttcatctcttcagtTTGCTACCGAGTGTCTTCAGCTAAGAGAGCTTTATGATTACCGAGAGAGCTACAGTCTGGCCTCTGCACTTATacctttctttcttcatgTTTACCACTCCAATGGCAATAAGCTACGAACTGCTGGCCTATTTCTGAGAGAAGCTGTGACGCAAGTTCAGCTCATGCAACTTGGTTATCCTGAGACGTATTGCCATCTTACTAAGCAGGAGCAATCACTTCGACTTCGTATATACTGGCTTGTTCTCATCACTGAGAG AACATATTCTGCACAGCATGGTTTACAAGCGGTTCTGCAAGTCATAGATGTATTCCCAGACACGCAAGATGACATGGCAGATGAGCAACGAATGCAAGCTTTCATCTCCCTCACAAGACTCTTTGCATATCTCGAAAGTAACTTGACAACAATTTCATCAAACCAGCAGCCCCTTGAGAGGCAGAAGCTGGTATCATATCAAGCCGCTCTATGCCTAGACGCACACGACCACGCTGCTCGTGAAGCTCAACGGGTTGACTTATTCGTCACCCGCCAATGGATCAGACTCATTCTATGGGAGTACACGGCTCGCCACTTTGCAATGTCGTGTTACCCAGATGACGAagctttctctcttttccttccagTCAAAATCGGCCACAAGATGCTCTCACTTTTTTCAATGGTGACAAATTCTGCCATCACAACCCACGGATACGGCATT GAACTTAAAGTATTCCGATTAGCAGATGCAATGCTTGATATCGTTGCGTGCACACCATTTTCAGCTCATGGAAGTAGTATGCTTGTTGGTGCAGGAGAAATCTTGTACTCGCTACAACACGTACTGCACTCTGTTGGAGGGCGAGACTCTGGTTTTCTACACAAAATACAGAACCGAATGTCACAACTGGAGTTGACAACTGGATCATGGCCATATCTTGCCATATCAGACACAGTGGATGTGATAGAGGAGATAGAGAACGATCAAGTCTTATAA